A single Metarhizium brunneum chromosome 5, complete sequence DNA region contains:
- the MCM1 gene encoding Transcription factor of morphogenesis MCM1, which translates to MADITDQHDQTSPTELDESQSVGNGSAAAESRGIKRQRQSAGDDDDDDDEKGGRERRKIEIKFISDKSRRHITFSKRKAGIMKKAYELSVLTGTQVLLLVVSETGLVYTFTTPKLQPLVTKAEGKNLIQACLNAPEPTPGNENGVDGGDQVESPEDSAAQHMPPQGGRPGMPQNPHMPGNYMPNMPMDAQQALAYQSYVQQRNQGYGSGMPPQGGMPPSSHHQS; encoded by the exons ATGGCCGACATTACCGACCAGCACGACCAGACCTCGCCTACCGAGCTTGACGAGTCGCAGTCGGTTGGCAacggcagcgccgccgcagagAGCCGTGGCATCAAGCGCCAGCGTCAATctgccggcgacgacgacgatgacgacgacgagaaggGCGGCCGCGAGCGTCGCAAGATTGAAATTAAATTCATTAGCGACAAGAGTCGCCGTCACATTACCTTTTCGAAGCGCAAGGCCGGTATTATGAAAAAG GCGTACGAACTCTCAGTTTTGACCGGCACCCAAgttctcctcctcgtcgtttCTGAAACGGGCCTCGTCTATACCTTTACCACCCCAAAATTACAGCCGCTGGTCACCAAGGCGGAAGGTAAAAACTTGATTCAG GCATGTCTCAACGCTCCCGAGCCTACGCCTGGCAATGAGAACGGTGTGGACGGTGGGGACCAGGTTGAGTCGCCCGAGGATTCGGCCGCACAGCATATGCCTCCTCAAGGCGGCAGACCGGGCATGCCACAGAACCCTCACATGCCAGGGAATTACATGCCCAATATGCCCATGGATGCTCAACAAGCTCTCGCTTATCAGAGCTATGTACAACAGCGCAACCAAGGTTACGGCTCAGGAATGCCTCCGCAGGGAGGCATGCCGCCTAGCAGCCACCACCAGTCATGA
- the acu-9 gene encoding Malate synthase, glyoxysomal produces MAATDTILQGVSVTGKVGEAHRKILTPPALAFLALLHRSFNGTRKQLLERRKIRQAEIDRGVLPDFLPETKHIRENPTWKGAPPAPGLVDRRVEITGPTDRKMVVNALNADVYTYMADFEDSSAPTWENMINGQVNLYDANRRQVDFKQGQKEYKLRTDRKLPTLIVRPRGWHLDEKHVTVDGEPISGGLFDFGLYFFHNAVELQRRGYGPYFYLPKMESHLEARLWNDVFNLAQDYIGIPRGTIRGTVLIETILAAFEMDEIIYELRDHSSGLNCGRWDYIFSTIKKFRQNPNFVLPDRSCVTMTVPFMDAYVKLLIQTCHKRGVHAMGGMAAQIPIKDDKKANDVAMDNVRADKLREVRAGHDGTWVAHPALASIATDIFNKHMPTPNQLFVRREDVQIGQNDLLNMNVPGSITEDGIRKNLNIGLGYMEAWIRGVGCVPINYLMEDAATAEVSRSQVWQWVRHGVSTAEGKRIDKAYALKLLKEQTDELASKAGKGNKYHLAAQYFAGQVTGEDYADFLTTLLYNEITQVGTPSPASKL; encoded by the exons ATGGCTGCCACCGACACCATCCTCCAGGGCGTCTCCGTCACCGGCAAGGTTGGCGAGGCGCACCGCAAGATCCTGACGCCCCCGGCGCTCGCGTTCCTTGCCCTCCTGCACCGCTCCTTCAACGGCACCCGCAAGCAGCTGCTGGAGCGCCGCAAGATCCGCCAGGCCGAGATTGACCGCGGCGTCTTGCCCGACTTCCTGCCCGAGACGAAGCACATTCGTGAGAATCCGACCTGGAAGGGagcgccgcccgcgccgggCCTGGTTGATCGCCGCGTGGAGATTACCGGGCCTACTGACCGGAAGATGGTTGTGAATGCGTTGAATGCCGACGTGTATACGTACATGGCCGATTTTGAGg ACTCCAGCGCCCCGACCTGGGAGAACATGATCAATGGCCAGGTCAACCTGTACGACGCCAACCGCCGCCAGGTCGACTTCAAGCAGGGCCAGAAGGAGTACAAGCTCCGCACCGACAGGAAGCTGCCCACGCTCATCGTCCGCCCTCGCGGCTGGCACCTCGACGAGAAGCACGtcaccgtcgacggcgagcccATCTCGGGCGGCCTCTTCGACTTTGGCCTGTACTTCTTCCACAATGCCGTCGAGCTGCAGCGCCGCGGCTACGGCCCGTACTTTTACCTCCCCAAGATGGAGAGCCACCTCGAGGCCCGCCTGTGGAACGACGTCTTCAACCTGGCCCAGGACTACATCGGCATCCCGCGCGGCACCATCCGCGGCACCGTGCTGATCGAGACCatcctggccgcctttgaGATGGACGAGATCATCTACGAGCTGCGCGACCACAGCTCCGGCCTCAACTGCGGCCGCTGGGACTACATCTTCAGCACCATCAAGAAGTTCCGCCAGAACCCCAACTTCGTCCTGCCCGACCGCTCGTGCGTCACCATGACGGTGCCCTTCATGGACGCCTACGTCAAGCTGCTCATCCAGACCTGCCACAAGCGCGGCGTCCACgccatgggcggcatggccGCCCAGATCCCcatcaaggacgacaagaagGCCAACGACGTGGCCATGGACAACGTCCGCGCCGACAAGCTGCGCGAGGTCCGCgccggccacgacggcaCCTGGGTCGCCCACCCGGCCCTGGCCTCCATCGCCACCGACATCTTCAACAAGCACATGCCCACCCCGAACCAGCTGTTTGTGCGCCGCGAGGACGTCCAGATTGGCCAGAACGACCTCCTCAACATGAACGTCCCCGGCAGCATCACCGAGGACGGCATTCGCAAGAACCTCAACATTGGCCTGGGCTACATGGAGGCCTGGATCCGCGGCGTAGGCTGCGTGCCCATCAACTACCTGAT GGAGgacgccgccaccgccgaaGTCTCCCGCTCCCAGGTCTGGCAGTGGGTGAGGCACGGCGTCTCAACCGCCGAGGGCAAGCGCATCGACAAGGCCTACGccctcaagctcctcaaggAGCAGACCGACGAGCTGGCCTCCAAGGCcggcaagggcaacaagTACCACCTTGCCGCGCAGTACTTTGCCGGCCAAGTCACTGGCGAGGACTATGCCGATTTCCTGACAAC GTTGCTCTACAATGAAATCACGCAGGTTGGCACCCCTAGTCCCGCTTCTAAGCTGTAA